The Ignatzschineria rhizosphaerae genome contains a region encoding:
- a CDS encoding efflux RND transporter periplasmic adaptor subunit, translated as MNQVNQLHEAKKSASQKGVQSKRGKNLLIIAIMGVIAIGGYNLKGYLLAKEGGWAYPPAKVALFDAQYYQLPNLFEGVGELEAINEVWIASEVSGRVESINFESGEVVQKGQLLVQLNDQREKSERARLVAERHYIETQVKRYERLVKEKAVDVSKYDEAYSQLMQIDASLANIDAAIAEKAIRAPFSGTIGIKQVHLGDIINPGQKLTTLVDGSEFRANFTLDEKYAEFLTVDQPAELYISALNRSYPAKVSAIDPLISNARLISVQATVIARNSAEKDIAEIYPELKSGMFVKAFVEGEAIDALLIPETALTYTIYGSSVLVMQKNEDGSEQVKAVRVEIGEKQRGFVEITKGINAGEKVVISGQHKLGDGAFVEVVESDTLSFEVPQFAISNMATQ; from the coding sequence ATGAATCAGGTAAATCAGCTTCATGAAGCGAAAAAGTCTGCATCACAAAAAGGTGTTCAGTCTAAAAGAGGCAAGAATCTTCTGATAATTGCCATTATGGGAGTTATTGCTATTGGCGGATATAATTTAAAAGGTTATCTGCTGGCTAAGGAGGGTGGATGGGCTTATCCGCCGGCAAAGGTCGCACTTTTTGATGCGCAGTATTATCAGCTTCCTAATCTCTTTGAGGGGGTTGGGGAATTAGAAGCTATTAATGAAGTATGGATTGCTTCCGAAGTTTCGGGGCGTGTTGAGTCGATCAATTTTGAATCAGGGGAAGTTGTTCAAAAGGGGCAATTATTAGTCCAGCTCAATGATCAGCGAGAAAAGAGTGAACGGGCAAGATTAGTTGCTGAGCGCCATTATATTGAAACGCAAGTAAAGCGTTATGAGCGTTTAGTGAAAGAGAAAGCGGTAGATGTCTCTAAATATGATGAGGCTTATTCTCAATTAATGCAGATCGATGCCTCTCTTGCCAATATAGATGCCGCAATTGCCGAAAAAGCGATTCGTGCACCATTTTCAGGAACGATTGGTATTAAGCAAGTTCATCTTGGCGATATTATTAATCCGGGACAAAAACTCACAACTTTAGTGGATGGGTCTGAGTTTCGTGCAAACTTTACCTTAGATGAAAAGTATGCGGAATTTTTAACCGTAGATCAGCCCGCTGAGCTCTATATTAGCGCTTTAAATCGCTCCTATCCGGCAAAAGTATCCGCCATTGATCCCTTAATTAGTAATGCACGTTTAATCTCTGTGCAAGCGACGGTTATTGCGAGAAATTCAGCAGAAAAAGATATTGCAGAAATTTACCCAGAACTTAAAAGCGGTATGTTTGTCAAAGCGTTTGTAGAAGGGGAAGCAATTGATGCGCTCTTAATCCCGGAAACGGCATTAACTTATACGATTTATGGTAGCTCTGTGTTAGTGATGCAAAAAAATGAAGATGGCTCTGAGCAAGTGAAAGCCGTGCGTGTTGAGATTGGGGAGAAACAGCGAGGTTTTGTTGAAATTACAAAGGGCATCAATGCCGGTGAAAAGGTTGTCATTTCAGGGCAGCATAAGCTTGGTGATGGCGCCTTTGTCGAGGTAGTTGAGAGCGATACTTTATCCTTTGAAGTGCCGCAATTTGCTATTAGTAACATGGCAACGCAGTAA
- the soxR gene encoding redox-sensitive transcriptional activator SoxR, whose amino-acid sequence MATTKYDTNRLMTIGEVSERSGVPISTIHFYEEKGLIKSTRNAANHRRFRSYVLRYIAIIKIAQLTGISLADVKRTLGEYPEDAKLNVDAWQKISSSWREDLDARITYLIRLRDELDSCIGCGCLSMDSCPLRNPNDFLGEKQSGPVILERDLDTKRDDLLPEFQDLHPITK is encoded by the coding sequence ATGGCAACCACCAAATATGATACAAATCGGCTCATGACGATTGGAGAGGTTTCTGAAAGAAGTGGCGTTCCCATCTCTACCATTCACTTTTATGAAGAGAAAGGATTAATCAAAAGTACCCGAAATGCTGCCAATCATCGCCGCTTTCGCTCTTATGTCTTACGATATATCGCCATTATTAAAATTGCGCAGCTTACCGGCATCTCGCTAGCGGATGTGAAAAGAACATTAGGTGAATATCCTGAAGATGCAAAACTCAATGTTGATGCTTGGCAGAAGATCTCCTCTTCATGGCGAGAGGATTTAGATGCAAGAATCACTTATCTGATTCGTCTTCGAGATGAGCTTGATAGCTGCATTGGTTGCGGCTGCTTATCGATGGATAGCTGTCCGCTTCGCAATCCAAATGACTTCTTAGGCGAGAAACAATCAGGGCCTGTTATTTTAGAGCGAGATCTTGATACAAAGCGTGATGATCTATTACCGGAGTTTCAAGATCTACATCCTATTACCAAATAA